One Xiphophorus couchianus chromosome 1, X_couchianus-1.0, whole genome shotgun sequence genomic region harbors:
- the znf341 gene encoding zinc finger protein 341 isoform X1 — MAQAIFEVLEGMDNQTVLAVQSLLDGQGGVPDPNSQNVSATPAIQPMDDEDVFLCGKCKKQFNSLPGFMTHKREQCQSGAPSLSTVSLASTNAYAPVPSIGSVPQTAANRQVSTYITVPPSPLTHTLVQGNVLVSDDVLMSAISAFTSIDQPMAAMQTPIQSNLSMHTAGVSYLQHHHHHHHHHHQQQQQHQQQASHPLPSSQAPPPALPAGQPTQQPLSSQVPVSHSNSVVQVYSTMPHMAGPAAAAAAAGAGGAAEIHTLGLPAFHPVQCVEGQSFSSSPVYSPGKQGSKAKSCSHMGSMAELSDFEKVIIPKQPRTSKKTTDGAAADHLKGKGPKLKCNFCDKFFSKNFDLQQHIRSHTGEKPFQCIVCGRAFAQKSNVKKHMQTHKVWPMSVANTVSRLPITVKVVPVSFIEEERMAERQKQGNMDRDQIQAEPEPVQTEEPGEEAATEAEPGLTASRGEDAQDGHTRSMSDQNQQGGAQTKQIVVIDSSYQCQFCTCKFKTYFQLKSHLTQHKGEQVYKCVLKSCSQTFQKLDHFLEHIRTHQEQLTYRCHLCSKVFPSLFELGVHQYSHCFCPQQNTRKETSVFRCVKCQSRYSTQEALEQHLLTASHSFPCPHCQKVFPCERYFRRHLPTHGVGGRFKCQICKKAFKTEHYLKLHTRIHSGEKPYKCSLCEATFNRKDKVKRHMLIHEPFKKYKCPFRTHVGCTKEFNRPDKLKAHILSHSGIKPYKCLFCQKAFSRRAHMLEHQQSHTDNYRFRCSTCNKGFTRQSYYRDHKCPTVGDRTGAEERTEENEEADEAAGALAVEEQEGERNGRRSRFTRISKRLQTNGEEAEEEDGSDGDQEIGETQPGDEEGTDGGRHAAMATTEGQTERGAEGHGGMETSDELQTQTGTNAHNSSQRQPCL, encoded by the exons ATGGCGCAGGCAATATTTGAGGTGCTCGAAG GCATGGACAACCAGACTGTGCTGGCAGTCCAGTCACTGCTGGATGGTCAAGGTGGAGTTCCTGACCCAAACAGCCAAAATGTCTCTGCGACGCCGGCCATCCAGCCCATGG ACGACGAAGACGTGTTCCTGTGTGGGAAGTGTAAGAAACAGTTCAACTCTCTGCCTGGCTTCATGACGCACAAGAGGGAGCAGTGCCAGTCTGGCGCCCCCTCCCTGTCCACCGTGTCCCTGGCCTCCACCAACGCCTACGCTCCTGTCCCGTCAATCGGCTCCGTACCCCAAACTGCCGCCAACAGACAG GTATCCACCTATATAACAGTCCCTCCATCTCCTCTGACTCACACTCTGGTGCAAGGCAACGTGCTGGTCAGCGACGATGTCCTCATGTCGGCCATCTCCGCCTTCACCTCCATCGACCAGCCCATGGCCGCCATGCAGACGCCCATACAG AGCAACCTGAGCATGCACACAGCGGGGGTATCGTATCTTcagcaccaccaccaccaccaccaccaccatcatcagcagcagcagcagcatcagcagcaggcTTCCCACCCTCTGCCCTCCAGCCAGGCACCGCCCCCCGCTCTGCCAGCTGGGCAGCCCACCCAGCAGCCCCTCTCCTCCCAGGTGCCAGTGAGCCACAGCAACTCGGTGGTGCAGGTGTACAGCACTATGCCCCACATGGCAGGCCCTGCTGCTGCCGCAGCAGCTGCTGGTGCTGGCGGTGCAGCAGAGATCCATACGTTAGGCCTGCCAGCTTTCCACCCTGTTCAG TGCGTGGAGGGCCAGTCATTCAGCAGCAGTCCCGTCTACAGCCCCGGGAAGCAGGGCAGCAAAGCAAAGAGCTGCAGCCACATGGGCAGCATGGCGGAGCTGAGTGACTTTGAAAAGGTCATCATACCTAAACAGCCCCGGACCAGCAAGAAGACAACGGACGGAGCAGCAG CAGATCACCTGAAGGGAAAAGGTCCGAAGCTGAAGTGTAATTTCTGCGATAAGTTTTTCTCCAAAAACTTTGACCTCCAGCAGCACATCAGAAG ccacacaggagagaaaccgTTCCAGTGCATCGTTTGTGGGCGGGCCTTCGCCCAGAAGTCCAATGTGAAGAAACACATGCAGACTCACAAG GTGTGGCCGATGAGCGTGGCAAACACCGTGTCCCGGCTGCCAATTACTGTGAAGGTGGTTCCCGTTTCATTCATTGAGGAAGAACGGATGGCGGAGCGGCAGAAACAAGGCAACATGGACCGAGACCAGATTCAAGCAGAACCAGAGCCGGTCCAAACGG AGGAACCAGGGGAGGAGGCAGCGACAGAGGCTGAACCCGGTCTGACAGCCAGCCGAGGGGAAGACGCCCAGGATGGTCACACTCGCTCAATgtccgaccagaaccagcagggcGGCGCTCAAACCAAGCAGATTGTTGTGATAGACAGTTCCTACCAGTGCCAGTTCTGCACCTGCAAGTTCAAGACCTACTTCCAACTCAAGTCTCACCTGACCCAGCATAAAGGCGAGCAG GTGTATAAGTGTGTGTTGAAGAGCTGCTCCCAGACCTTCCAGAAGCTTGACCACTTCCTGGAACACATCCGGACGCACCAGGAGCAGCTGACGTACCGCTGCCACCTCTGCAGCAAGGTCTTCCCCTCCCTGTTTGAGCTGGGAGTCCACCAGTACTCCCACTGCTTCTGCCCACAGCAGAACACCCGCAAGGAGACGAGCGTGTTCAG GTGTGTGAAATGTCAGAGCAGATATTCAACCCAGGAAGCTCTGGAGCAACACCTGCTGACCGCCTCCCACAGCTTCCCTTGCCCTCACTGTCAGAAG GTCTTCCCATGTGAGAGATACTTCCGGCGCCACTTGCCCACTCATGGCGTTGGAGGAAGATTTAAGTGTCAGATCTGCAAGAAGGCCTTCAAGACTGAGCACTACCTCAAGCTGCACACTCGCATTCACTCAG GTGAGAAACCGTACAAGTGTTCCCTCTGTGAGGCGACGTTCAACAGAAAGGACAAAGTGAAGAGACACATGCTGATCCACGAGCCTTTTAAGAAATACAAGTGTCCCTTCAG GACACATGTGGGCTGCACCAAAGAATTCAACAGACCAGACAAACTGAAAGCCCACATCCTGTCACATTCTG GTATCAAACCCTACAAGTGTCTGTTCTGTCAGAAGGCGTTCAGCCGCAGGGCTCACATGCTGGAGCATCAGCAGTCCCACACAGACAACTACAGGTTCAGGTGCTCTACATGTAACAAGGGGTTCACCAGGCAGAGCTACTACAGAGACCACAAATGTCCCACAGTGGGAGACAGGACAGGAGCAGAGGAGAGGACAGAGGAGAACGAGGAGGCCGATGAGGCTGCAGGAGCATTGGCGGTTGAGGAGCAGGAAGGAGAGCGCAACGGGAGGAGAAGCAGGTTCACGAGGATTTCCAAACGCTTGCAGACTAATggagaggaggcagaggaagaggacgGCTCCGATGGAGACCAGGAGATAGGAGAAACTCAGCCAGGGGACGAAGAGGGGACCGATGGAGGCCGCCATGCTGCCATGGCTACCACCGAGGGACAGACTGAGAGAGGGGCAGAGGGACATGGTGGCATGGAAACCAGTGACGAGCTGCAGACACAGACTGGGACCAATGCCCACAACAGTTCACAGAGGCAGCCATGTTTGTAG
- the znf341 gene encoding zinc finger protein 341 isoform X2 codes for MAQAIFEVLEGMDNQTVLAVQSLLDGQGGVPDPNSQNVSATPAIQPMDDEDVFLCGKCKKQFNSLPGFMTHKREQCQSGAPSLSTVSLASTNAYAPVPSIGSVPQTAANRQVSTYITVPPSPLTHTLVQGNVLVSDDVLMSAISAFTSIDQPMAAMQTPIQSNLSMHTAGVSYLQHHHHHHHHHHQQQQQHQQQASHPLPSSQAPPPALPAGQPTQQPLSSQVPVSHSNSVVQVYSTMPHMAGPAAAAAAAGAGGAAEIHTLGLPAFHPVQCVEGQSFSSSPVYSPGKQGSKAKSCSHMGSMAELSDFEKVIIPKQPRTSKKTTDGAADHLKGKGPKLKCNFCDKFFSKNFDLQQHIRSHTGEKPFQCIVCGRAFAQKSNVKKHMQTHKVWPMSVANTVSRLPITVKVVPVSFIEEERMAERQKQGNMDRDQIQAEPEPVQTEEPGEEAATEAEPGLTASRGEDAQDGHTRSMSDQNQQGGAQTKQIVVIDSSYQCQFCTCKFKTYFQLKSHLTQHKGEQVYKCVLKSCSQTFQKLDHFLEHIRTHQEQLTYRCHLCSKVFPSLFELGVHQYSHCFCPQQNTRKETSVFRCVKCQSRYSTQEALEQHLLTASHSFPCPHCQKVFPCERYFRRHLPTHGVGGRFKCQICKKAFKTEHYLKLHTRIHSGEKPYKCSLCEATFNRKDKVKRHMLIHEPFKKYKCPFRTHVGCTKEFNRPDKLKAHILSHSGIKPYKCLFCQKAFSRRAHMLEHQQSHTDNYRFRCSTCNKGFTRQSYYRDHKCPTVGDRTGAEERTEENEEADEAAGALAVEEQEGERNGRRSRFTRISKRLQTNGEEAEEEDGSDGDQEIGETQPGDEEGTDGGRHAAMATTEGQTERGAEGHGGMETSDELQTQTGTNAHNSSQRQPCL; via the exons ATGGCGCAGGCAATATTTGAGGTGCTCGAAG GCATGGACAACCAGACTGTGCTGGCAGTCCAGTCACTGCTGGATGGTCAAGGTGGAGTTCCTGACCCAAACAGCCAAAATGTCTCTGCGACGCCGGCCATCCAGCCCATGG ACGACGAAGACGTGTTCCTGTGTGGGAAGTGTAAGAAACAGTTCAACTCTCTGCCTGGCTTCATGACGCACAAGAGGGAGCAGTGCCAGTCTGGCGCCCCCTCCCTGTCCACCGTGTCCCTGGCCTCCACCAACGCCTACGCTCCTGTCCCGTCAATCGGCTCCGTACCCCAAACTGCCGCCAACAGACAG GTATCCACCTATATAACAGTCCCTCCATCTCCTCTGACTCACACTCTGGTGCAAGGCAACGTGCTGGTCAGCGACGATGTCCTCATGTCGGCCATCTCCGCCTTCACCTCCATCGACCAGCCCATGGCCGCCATGCAGACGCCCATACAG AGCAACCTGAGCATGCACACAGCGGGGGTATCGTATCTTcagcaccaccaccaccaccaccaccaccatcatcagcagcagcagcagcatcagcagcaggcTTCCCACCCTCTGCCCTCCAGCCAGGCACCGCCCCCCGCTCTGCCAGCTGGGCAGCCCACCCAGCAGCCCCTCTCCTCCCAGGTGCCAGTGAGCCACAGCAACTCGGTGGTGCAGGTGTACAGCACTATGCCCCACATGGCAGGCCCTGCTGCTGCCGCAGCAGCTGCTGGTGCTGGCGGTGCAGCAGAGATCCATACGTTAGGCCTGCCAGCTTTCCACCCTGTTCAG TGCGTGGAGGGCCAGTCATTCAGCAGCAGTCCCGTCTACAGCCCCGGGAAGCAGGGCAGCAAAGCAAAGAGCTGCAGCCACATGGGCAGCATGGCGGAGCTGAGTGACTTTGAAAAGGTCATCATACCTAAACAGCCCCGGACCAGCAAGAAGACAACGGACGGAGCAGCAG ATCACCTGAAGGGAAAAGGTCCGAAGCTGAAGTGTAATTTCTGCGATAAGTTTTTCTCCAAAAACTTTGACCTCCAGCAGCACATCAGAAG ccacacaggagagaaaccgTTCCAGTGCATCGTTTGTGGGCGGGCCTTCGCCCAGAAGTCCAATGTGAAGAAACACATGCAGACTCACAAG GTGTGGCCGATGAGCGTGGCAAACACCGTGTCCCGGCTGCCAATTACTGTGAAGGTGGTTCCCGTTTCATTCATTGAGGAAGAACGGATGGCGGAGCGGCAGAAACAAGGCAACATGGACCGAGACCAGATTCAAGCAGAACCAGAGCCGGTCCAAACGG AGGAACCAGGGGAGGAGGCAGCGACAGAGGCTGAACCCGGTCTGACAGCCAGCCGAGGGGAAGACGCCCAGGATGGTCACACTCGCTCAATgtccgaccagaaccagcagggcGGCGCTCAAACCAAGCAGATTGTTGTGATAGACAGTTCCTACCAGTGCCAGTTCTGCACCTGCAAGTTCAAGACCTACTTCCAACTCAAGTCTCACCTGACCCAGCATAAAGGCGAGCAG GTGTATAAGTGTGTGTTGAAGAGCTGCTCCCAGACCTTCCAGAAGCTTGACCACTTCCTGGAACACATCCGGACGCACCAGGAGCAGCTGACGTACCGCTGCCACCTCTGCAGCAAGGTCTTCCCCTCCCTGTTTGAGCTGGGAGTCCACCAGTACTCCCACTGCTTCTGCCCACAGCAGAACACCCGCAAGGAGACGAGCGTGTTCAG GTGTGTGAAATGTCAGAGCAGATATTCAACCCAGGAAGCTCTGGAGCAACACCTGCTGACCGCCTCCCACAGCTTCCCTTGCCCTCACTGTCAGAAG GTCTTCCCATGTGAGAGATACTTCCGGCGCCACTTGCCCACTCATGGCGTTGGAGGAAGATTTAAGTGTCAGATCTGCAAGAAGGCCTTCAAGACTGAGCACTACCTCAAGCTGCACACTCGCATTCACTCAG GTGAGAAACCGTACAAGTGTTCCCTCTGTGAGGCGACGTTCAACAGAAAGGACAAAGTGAAGAGACACATGCTGATCCACGAGCCTTTTAAGAAATACAAGTGTCCCTTCAG GACACATGTGGGCTGCACCAAAGAATTCAACAGACCAGACAAACTGAAAGCCCACATCCTGTCACATTCTG GTATCAAACCCTACAAGTGTCTGTTCTGTCAGAAGGCGTTCAGCCGCAGGGCTCACATGCTGGAGCATCAGCAGTCCCACACAGACAACTACAGGTTCAGGTGCTCTACATGTAACAAGGGGTTCACCAGGCAGAGCTACTACAGAGACCACAAATGTCCCACAGTGGGAGACAGGACAGGAGCAGAGGAGAGGACAGAGGAGAACGAGGAGGCCGATGAGGCTGCAGGAGCATTGGCGGTTGAGGAGCAGGAAGGAGAGCGCAACGGGAGGAGAAGCAGGTTCACGAGGATTTCCAAACGCTTGCAGACTAATggagaggaggcagaggaagaggacgGCTCCGATGGAGACCAGGAGATAGGAGAAACTCAGCCAGGGGACGAAGAGGGGACCGATGGAGGCCGCCATGCTGCCATGGCTACCACCGAGGGACAGACTGAGAGAGGGGCAGAGGGACATGGTGGCATGGAAACCAGTGACGAGCTGCAGACACAGACTGGGACCAATGCCCACAACAGTTCACAGAGGCAGCCATGTTTGTAG